A segment of the Streptomyces sp. NBC_00376 genome:
CCTGGAGGGCGAGATCACCGACCATGTCGGCTACGAAAAGCACGATCCGGCCGGGAAGAACAGCGGCGACAGCCGCAACGGAACTCGTGCGAAAACCGTGCTGACCGACGTCGGCCCGGTCGAGGTCAGGGTGCCCCGGGACACCGCCGGCAGCTTCGAGCCGCAGATCGTCAAGAGGCGGCAGCGCCGCCTGTCCGGCGTGGACGAAAGGGTGCTCTCCCTGTCCGCGAAGGGCCTCACCCACGGGGAGATCTCCGCGCACCTGGCCGAGGTCTACGGGGCGGAGGTGTCCAAGCAGACCATCTCCACGATCACCGACAAGGTGATGGAGGGGATGACCGAATGGCAGAACCGGCCACTCGACCGTGTCCATCCGGTTCTGTTCGTGGACGCCATCAACGTCGAGATCAGGGATGGGCAGGTCGCGAACCGGCCGGTCTACGTCGTGATGGCGGTGACCGTCGAAGGCACCCGGGACATCCCGGGATCTGGGCCGGCGACGGTGGTGAGGGCGCCGAGTACTGGCTGCACGTGTTCACCGGGCTGAAGAACCGCGGCCTGGACGATGTGCTCATGCTCGTCTGCGATGTCCTCAAGGGCCTGCCCGAGGCGGTGGAGGCCGTTTGGCCTCGAACGACTGTCCAGACCTGCGTGGTTCACCTCCTGCGCAACAGCTTCCGTCACGCGGCCCGCCAGGACCGGGACAAGGTCGCCAAGGCCCTCAAGCCCGTCTGCACCGCACCCAACGAAGACGCGGCGGCAGAGCGGTTCGGGGAGTTCCAGGAAGCCTGGGGCCGGAAGTATCCGGCGATCATCAAGCTGTGGGAGAACGCCTGGGCCGAGTTCGTGCCCTTCCTCTCCTTCGACGTCGAGATCCGAAAGGTCATCTGCTCGACGAACGCGATCGAGTCCGTGAACGCCCGCATACGCAAGGCCGTACGGGCCCGCGGACACTTCCCCAACGAGGCCGCCGCCCTCAAGTGCGTCTACATGGCGCTGATGAGCCTGGACCCGACGGGGAAGGGCCGCAAGAGGTGGGCCATGCGCTGGAAGGCACCCCTCAACGCGTTCCAGATCACCTTCGAGGGCCGGCTCACCCCGGCCAACAACTGAACCTCAACAACCAAGATCAGCCGTTAAATTGGCTCTGTTCCGTAGTCGGTGGTGACGTTCTGTTGTCACGACAGAAGGATTCGGTGGCGGAGGAGGTCGAATCCTGCTCGGCCGTGCATCTGGCGCATGATTCTCTTCGTGTGGGTGTTGACGCCTTCGGTGCGGCCGTTGTGGAAGCGCAGGGTCAGGCCGACGTTGACGGCGGCGCGGTCGGGTTCCAGGCCGTTGCAGAAGCTGTGCAGGTGGGGCAGGCCGGCCACACGGGCGGCGCTGATCCACTTGTGAGCCGGGTGTCGTTGCCCTTCGACGGGGTCAGCAGCTGGGCGAACTCTGCGACGAGTCGGGCGAGTTCGGCCATCTCGGGGCATGCGGTGGTGAGGGTCGACAGGAGGGCGGTGTCCTTGGTCCACAGGTGTTCGGGGTGAGTGAGCAGGAGCCGGGTGGCGTGGCGTGGGGTGGTTACCGGCCGGTTGCCTTCGGCTCGTCCCTGGGTGAGGTAGCGGACCAGGAGGTTGTGGCTGCCGGTATAGCCCTGGGCTTTGATCTCGCGGAACAGTTGCGTGACGGTCACCGCGGGCTCGGCCGCGCGCCGGGTGCGCAGGTGCTCGCGGTAGGGGTCGACCAGGGTGGGCCGGTAGCGAGGGGTGATGCGTTCGGCCGACGGCTCGGGGATGCGGGAATAGCGCTTGACGGTGTTCAGGGCCAGGTTCAGGCGGCGGGAGCATTCCAGGAGTCCGACACCCTGGCCGAGGAGGTCGTGGACCTTGCGCCAGCGCTCGCGGGTGGTCTGCTCGTGGACCCCGCCGGGGCGGGGCGCATTCACGGTTGCCCCGCAGGGGGCGTGGGCCCGCACTTCGGCCAGGACCTTGTTGCACAGATTCCGCCACAGGTGCCATCGGTCGCTGACCTGCACCGCGTCGGGCAGCGCCCGACGGATCGCCTCGGCGTAGGTGGCCGACCCGTCCCGGCACACGACCTCGACGCCGGGATGCGTGCGCAGCCAGGCTTCCAGCCCGGCGGCCTCACGGTCGGGCAGCACGTCGATGCGCGCGCTTGTTTCGGCGTCGATGATGATCGTGGCGTACCGGTGTCGGCGGCGCAGGGCGAAGTCGTCGGCCCCGACCACTCGCGGGGTCCGTGCCGCTGGTACGGGGATGCGCCGCAGCAGCCGCAGGGCGGTGGCGAACGACACGGGCGCGGCCAGCGACCGTGTGAGCCGGGCGGCCGCCCGGCCGCATAACTCCTTCACCACCGCGGAGACCTGGCCGGTCAGACGCGTGGTGCGGCGCTGGAGACGCTCCAGCAGCCCGGGGACCTGTTCACGGAAGGTCTGCCGCCGGCATCCCAGGACCGGGCAGACCAAGCGTCGTACCTGGACGTGGATCACGACCTTTCGGCCGTCGACCGGCACATCCGCCACGGTCCGGCTGTGGTACCCGTGCACCTTCCCCGTCAGCACCCCGCACACCGGGCAGGGCAAAGGAACATCCCGGGTCCGGGCCGCGATCCGGATCACCTCACCGCCATCCACCACCTCCTCGATGACCAGCGCAGCGAGCCCCGAAAACACTTTTCCCACAAGGGAGTTGGCATCGCACATGTGATGTCAACGAGACTCGTCACATGTCGTCACCACCGACTACGGAACAGAGCCGTTAAATTGACACACCCTGCGCCCGCAATGCCCCGAAGACCTTCGCCCTGTAGGCCGTTCCTTTTGCGATAGGGGGCGGAAACGGTCGAAGGCAGCCTCACCGGGTGGGCGGGGCCGCCTTCGAGGGGCGGGGCGTCAGGAGGCCGACGGCTCGGCCCTCTCTCCCGAGGCCGGGATGCCGTGGGCGACGGCCCGGGACGAGCACCTCGCCCGTTTCGGGGAAGAGCGGCCCCGTGTCGCATGAGCCCGGCCCGCGCCGCTCACACGTCATCACGGTGGAGCCCGCGCTCACCCAGTTGTCCAAGCTCACCGCGGGCGAGACGCACCGCTTGGACCGCGCGATCGTCGCGATCAGCGTCAACCCCGAACTGGGCACCGAGGTGCCCGGCACCCTGTTGCGCGACTACACGGACGAGATCGACGGCGTACGGGTCATCTACTTCGTGACGGCCCTGAAGACGATCACGATCGTGGCGTACATCGAAGCCTGAGAGACCCAACACCGGGAGTGACGGGAGGGGGAGCAGAGGAGGCGGAGTGGATGGGGCGGAGTGGATGGGGCGGAGTGGGGAAGGGCAGGCGGATCAGAGGCCTGATTCTTCTTCCCGGGTGTCGAAGGCGTCACGGGCGCGTGTGATGGCGGGCATGTTCTGTGAGGCCCACGCCAGCAGCACGTCGATGGGGGGTCGAAGGGTCTTGCCGAGGGGTGTGATCCGGTACCTGACCGCCACCGGCGGGTGGAGACGACCTCGCGCTCGACCACGCCGTTCCGTTCGAGCCGCCGAAGGGTCGAGGTCAGCGACTTCTGTGTGACCTGCGGGATGGCCCGGCGCAACTCGTTGAAGCGGCACGGGCGTTCGCAGAGTTCGTTGAGGACGCTGAGCGACCACTTGTCGAGGATCTGGTCAAGCAGTTCGCGGTGTGGAGGGTCGATGCGGAATTCGTCGTCGGTATCCATGGCGAAACCTGGTCTCGTTGAAGTGTCCTTCTTGCACTAGGTGGCTTACGGATACCTAGAGCAACGGAGAAACACCCATGACTGTTCAGCACTTCACGCCGGAAGGCATGCTGCAACCGGCCCCGTACCACAACGTGGCCGTGGGCACCGGAACGAAGCACATCCACGTCAGCGGACAGGTCGCACGCCGGGCCGACGGCACTCCGGTTGCGCCCGGCGATCTGGCCGGGCAGGTCGCCCAGGCGCTGCGCAACACCTCCGTCGGGCTGGCGGGCGCGGGCGTGTCGTTCGCGGACGTGCTGCGCCTGACGTTCTACGTGACCCGGTGGAGCCCGGAGAAGATCGGCGAGTTCATGGCCGGTGTGGAGGCCGTCGCCGACGAGACCGGGCTCCGGCTCCCCATGCCGCCGGCCTCCCTCATCGGAGTCGAGTACCTCTTCAAGCCGGACGTACTCGTCGAGGTCGAAGCGACCGCGTTGCTCGACTGATCCCTGGGGCGGATGCTGCCCGGACTCGTCCTGATGTGGACGCCGCACGTGAAGGGGAGACGGCGGCAGACCCACCTTTTCCCGACGTCGCTCGCCATCCCACCGGTCTCACCGACCGGGCCGAGCCCGCCCTCGGTCGGCGGCATCGAGCCGAGACCCGTGCGGCCCTGCCTGCCGCCGCCTCGCGAGGACGGTGCCGGGTGGTCAGTGGACGCAGATGTGGGGCGTCGCGGTGCCCGTCGCCGGTGGCTCGCTCGCGGCGGCGCGCGCCACATCGGCCAGCAGGCGCAGGCGCTCCGCGCGGTCCAGGTACCGGCCGTCGACCAGGACGGAGTGGATCCGCTGCGTGTGCCGGATGTCGGTGCGCGGGTCCGCGTCCAGGACCAGCAGGTCTGCTCGGTCGTCCGGCAGTCCGAGCATCCGGGCGGGTGCGCTGGTCGCTGCCTGGAGCACGTCCCGCGTGGGCAGCCCCACCTCGGCGAGCAGTTCCAACTCGTGGTGCAGGGAGAAGCCGGGAACCGCGTAGCCGGTACCGGTGTCAGTACCCGCGATCAACTGCACACCGGCCCGGTGGAGTTCCGCGACGAGGCGCAGCCGGTGTTCGTAGATCTGGTGGATACGGGAGGTGTCCTGCGCGGTGCGGCCTGCGGTGAGGGAGGACCAGATGGCGGGCCAGGATTCGGTCATCCAGCCGGGCAGGTAGGCGAACTCCGGTGACTCGGTGGGCAATTGATCGGTGCGCTCCAGCGAGTGGTGGACGGTGAGGGTCGGTACGACGCGGGTGCCATTGGCGGCGAGCCGGTCGAAGAGGGCACGGGTGCGGCCGATGTCGTACGTCCGCATCGCCTCCCACTCCACCGCGTGCACCTGCCGGAACCAGCTCGCGTAACGCTCGAAGCTGGTGCCGAGGGCGGGGTCGATACGGATCCTCGCCATGGCCCGCCTGATTTCGTCCTCGCGGGCCGAGGTGGCGAGGAGGAGGGCGTGCAGGTGCTCGATGGACTGCTGCCCGCTGTCGCTCGCTCGGGCGACGGGAAGGGTGTCGGGGCAGTGGCCCGCGTGACGCAGGCCCTGCCTGCGGGACTCGTCGGCGATCGCCTCGTACGCCTCCGGTGTCAGCCGCGAGTACACCTTGACGAAGTCGGCGCCGCTCGCTTTCGCCTCGCGCACCGCCTGTCGCGCGGACGGGGCGTCGGTGACCTCGACGACGCGATCGCCGGTGTCATTGGCCCACAACGAGGGCCGCCCGTCGATGATCGAGCTGGCGATCACCCAGCGCGGGCCGAGGAGTTTGCCCGCACGGACCTTGCCGCGCCACTCGTGGTGGAGGGGCCCGCCCCACATCTCGCGCACTGCGGTCACGCCGTTGAGCGGGAAGAGGGGCGGCAGCACGGTCTCGGGCCCTTGGTTGTGGACGTGGGACTCGATGAGGCCGCCCATGACGATGTACTTGCCGGTCAGGTCGTACGTCGTCGCCCCGCTCGGAATCGCGACCTCGGCCGAGCGGCCCGTACGGATGATGCGGCCGTCGCGTACGAGAACGGTGCGGTCGGCGCCCGCGCCCAGGATCGTGGCGTGGGTGAGGGCGATGGTGCTGCTGCCGGGGTGCTGACCGGATGCGGCCGTCGTACGGTCCGGAGCCGTGCGGGGGAAGGCCGCCGCGGGCGGTGCGGCGGACAGGAGGGCGCCGCCGGAGAGGGCGGCCGAGGTGGCGAGGGCTTCGCGTCGAGTGGGCATGGCACCACTCTGGTCCGGGCCGGATCCATGGTCACTGGCTCCAGGCAGTGGGTTCGGGGTGCTGGTGACACCACCACGAAGAGTGGCACCACCACGAAGACGCCATGAAGAGGGGGTGGCTCGGCACGACGTCGTGCCCGCTGTTCTTCGTGTTCGCCGGGTACGTCCGAACCGCCGATCCGGGCGAGGAGACCCCCCGGATGGTCCGGGGCGCCAGAATGGTGCGATGGATCATCACTTCGTAGGCATACCGGATTTGACCGGCGTTCCCCGTGTCGCTGTCGTCATCGACGTCATGCGCACCGTGGCCGCGTGGGCCTTCTCGCGTGGCGTCGAGAGGATCGTGCTGGCCTCGACCGAGATCGAGGCCCTTGCCCTGAAGGAGAGCCATCCGGGGTGGGTGGCCTTGAAGGACGGTGCGCCGGCAGCGGGCTTCGATGCGGTGAACTCACCCGGCCTGCTCAGGTCACGCGATTTCGCGGGCCGCACGATGGTGCAGAAGACGACGGCAGGGACCGTGGGCGCGCTGGCCGTCGCCGACGCACCGCTGGTCCTGTGCGCGAGCTTCGTGGTGGCCGGCCCGACCGCGCGGTTCCTGCGGGCCGGGGATCCCGGCCCAGTGACGTTCGTCGTCACCGGCGAGGAAGGCCGGGCCGACGAGGACCTGGCCTGCGCCGAGTACATCAGTCGTTCCATGGCCGGAGACGATGTCGAGGCGGCCCCGTATCTCGACCGTGCGAGGACTTCCCGAGCCGCAGCCGATCTTGCCAGTGGGCTGCGGAGCGGAAACCACCCGGACGATGTCGACCTCTGCCTGGAGATCGGCAGATTCCCCTTCGCGATGGTGGCTCGCCAGGAAGAGTCTCTGATGGTGCTCCGTCCTGTTGCGGTGCCTGGCATCCCGTCCAGCCCGCCGACCTACTGACCCGCTGACCTACTGACCCACTGGCCGCAGCGGGACGGCACTGGCCGGGCCGTCGCAGGTCAGGTGCTGCCCCGCCGGTCGGGCCCGGAGGGGTGATCCCTGCTCTCTCCCGTTCCCCCGTACATGACGGCCACCGGGCCGCGGACGCCGTGGCGTGGAGCCCGCAGCGTCGACGGCCTCGGTGTGGATCGGCGCGGCTCGGTGTGACTCGGTGCCCGGTCAGACGATGACGGGGACGGCCTCGGCACGGTTGGTGGCCCAGTTGGTGACGATGG
Coding sequences within it:
- a CDS encoding RidA family protein, whose product is MTVQHFTPEGMLQPAPYHNVAVGTGTKHIHVSGQVARRADGTPVAPGDLAGQVAQALRNTSVGLAGAGVSFADVLRLTFYVTRWSPEKIGEFMAGVEAVADETGLRLPMPPASLIGVEYLFKPDVLVEVEATALLD
- a CDS encoding amidohydrolase family protein, with product MPTRREALATSAALSGGALLSAAPPAAAFPRTAPDRTTAASGQHPGSSTIALTHATILGAGADRTVLVRDGRIIRTGRSAEVAIPSGATTYDLTGKYIVMGGLIESHVHNQGPETVLPPLFPLNGVTAVREMWGGPLHHEWRGKVRAGKLLGPRWVIASSIIDGRPSLWANDTGDRVVEVTDAPSARQAVREAKASGADFVKVYSRLTPEAYEAIADESRRQGLRHAGHCPDTLPVARASDSGQQSIEHLHALLLATSAREDEIRRAMARIRIDPALGTSFERYASWFRQVHAVEWEAMRTYDIGRTRALFDRLAANGTRVVPTLTVHHSLERTDQLPTESPEFAYLPGWMTESWPAIWSSLTAGRTAQDTSRIHQIYEHRLRLVAELHRAGVQLIAGTDTGTGYAVPGFSLHHELELLAEVGLPTRDVLQAATSAPARMLGLPDDRADLLVLDADPRTDIRHTQRIHSVLVDGRYLDRAERLRLLADVARAAASEPPATGTATPHICVH
- a CDS encoding 2-phosphosulfolactate phosphatase, with the protein product MDHHFVGIPDLTGVPRVAVVIDVMRTVAAWAFSRGVERIVLASTEIEALALKESHPGWVALKDGAPAAGFDAVNSPGLLRSRDFAGRTMVQKTTAGTVGALAVADAPLVLCASFVVAGPTARFLRAGDPGPVTFVVTGEEGRADEDLACAEYISRSMAGDDVEAAPYLDRARTSRAAADLASGLRSGNHPDDVDLCLEIGRFPFAMVARQEESLMVLRPVAVPGIPSSPPTY